From Actinomyces sp. oral taxon 171 str. F0337, one genomic window encodes:
- a CDS encoding ABC transporter ATP-binding protein: MLPRLLRTYLHPYTGLLVCVLVLQFAEVMASLYLPTLNADIIDKGVATGDTGYIWRMGAFMLGVSLAQGVCTVLATYLAARAAMSMGRDLRGEVFDRVSGFSEREISAFGAGSLITRNTNDVQQVQMLVMMSATMLVTAPFMALGGIFMAVTRAPGLSWLIGVSVPILLVAVGLIVGRMLPLFRSYQDRLDAINRVMREQLTGIRVIRAFVREGAETERFEGANTDIARVGERVGQLFVLLFPLVMLVLDVTIVGVIWFGGHQVGDGDVEVGTLIAFMSYLMQILMGIVMASFMTIMIPRAAVCAERISEVLATPPTITSSPDAVDTFPTPGTVEMRDVTFVYPDADARVLAEVSFTVQPGTTTAIVGSTASGKSTVVRLLARLLEASSGQVLIGGTDVRQADPEALWSQMGLVPQQPFLFAGTVASNLRLGREEATDDELWDALEVAQAKDFVSKMDGGLEAAIAQGGTNVSGGQRQRLAIARALVCRPDILIFDDSFSALDVSTDARLREAMGPATAGITKVIVAQRVSTITEADQILVLDGGHLVGSGTHTELLATCAVYREIVTSQLGAEAAA; the protein is encoded by the coding sequence ATGCTCCCTCGACTACTGCGCACGTACTTGCACCCCTATACGGGGCTGCTGGTGTGCGTCCTGGTGCTTCAGTTCGCTGAGGTGATGGCCTCCCTGTATCTCCCCACCCTCAACGCCGACATCATCGACAAGGGTGTGGCCACCGGGGACACCGGCTACATCTGGCGAATGGGCGCGTTCATGCTGGGGGTCAGCCTGGCCCAGGGCGTGTGCACGGTGCTGGCGACCTACCTGGCGGCGCGCGCGGCGATGAGCATGGGCCGGGACCTGCGCGGCGAGGTCTTCGACCGGGTCAGCGGCTTCTCGGAGCGGGAGATCTCCGCCTTCGGGGCGGGTTCGCTCATCACCCGCAACACCAACGATGTCCAGCAGGTCCAGATGCTGGTGATGATGAGCGCCACGATGCTGGTGACGGCGCCGTTCATGGCGCTGGGCGGCATCTTCATGGCGGTCACGCGCGCCCCGGGCCTGTCGTGGCTGATCGGGGTGTCGGTTCCGATCCTGCTCGTGGCGGTGGGGCTCATCGTGGGCCGCATGCTGCCCCTGTTCCGCTCCTACCAGGACAGGCTCGACGCCATCAACCGGGTGATGCGCGAGCAGCTCACCGGTATCCGGGTCATCCGCGCCTTCGTGCGCGAGGGGGCCGAGACCGAGCGTTTCGAGGGCGCCAACACCGATATCGCCCGGGTCGGCGAGCGCGTGGGTCAGCTCTTCGTCCTGCTGTTCCCGCTGGTGATGCTGGTGCTGGATGTCACGATCGTGGGTGTCATCTGGTTCGGCGGCCACCAGGTCGGCGACGGCGACGTGGAGGTCGGCACCCTCATCGCCTTCATGTCCTATCTCATGCAGATCCTCATGGGCATCGTCATGGCGAGCTTCATGACGATCATGATCCCGCGCGCCGCCGTGTGCGCCGAGCGCATCAGCGAGGTGCTGGCGACGCCGCCGACCATCACCTCCTCCCCCGACGCCGTCGATACCTTCCCGACTCCCGGGACGGTCGAGATGCGGGACGTCACCTTCGTCTACCCCGACGCCGACGCCCGCGTCCTGGCGGAGGTGAGCTTCACGGTCCAGCCCGGGACGACGACGGCGATCGTCGGCTCGACGGCGTCGGGCAAGTCCACGGTGGTGCGGCTGCTGGCCCGGCTGCTGGAGGCCAGCAGCGGGCAGGTGCTCATCGGCGGCACCGACGTGCGTCAGGCCGACCCCGAGGCGCTGTGGTCGCAGATGGGGCTCGTGCCTCAGCAGCCCTTCCTGTTCGCCGGGACCGTGGCCTCCAACCTGCGCCTGGGGCGCGAGGAGGCCACCGACGACGAGCTGTGGGATGCCCTGGAGGTCGCCCAGGCCAAGGACTTCGTCTCCAAGATGGACGGGGGCCTGGAGGCGGCCATCGCCCAGGGCGGCACGAATGTCTCGGGTGGTCAGCGTCAGCGCCTGGCCATCGCCCGGGCCCTGGTGTGCCGGCCCGACATCCTCATCTTCGACGACTCCTTCTCGGCCCTGGATGTGTCCACCGACGCGCGGCTGCGCGAGGCCATGGGGCCGGCCACGGCCGGCATCACGAAGGTGATCGTGGCCCAGCGGGTCTCCACCATCACCGAGGCCGACCAGATCCTCGTCCTGGACGGCGGCCACCTGGTCGGCAGCGGCACGCACACCGAGCTGCTGGCCACCTGCGCCGTCTACCGCGAGATCGTCACCTCCCAGCTCGGGGCGGAGGCCGCAGCATGA
- a CDS encoding ABC transporter ATP-binding protein: MSRNASSHMGKKAGRNADRDTRKKAGSGTRTAASAVVGPDELSEEDLKLAAEAQAASGDWHDGPPPGKAEAFWPSFKRMVGLLGAYRVSLVVVALAAVGTVVLAVAAPKVLGQATNVIFEGVVSTMLPAGTTKAQAIEALRARGMDDFATMLSAMDVVPGAGIDYTRLGRILMVVLGLYVGSSLLNWLEGWLINRITIKALYRLRAQVEDKVHRLPLSYFDTVQRGELLSRLTNDVDNVTNTLQQSLSGALTAILTVVGVLGMMFSISWKLALVALIMFPLMGVVFGVIGPRSQKAFTHQWARTGKINTRVEESFSGHALVQVYGRTASVREAFAAENEELFRASLRAQFLSGIMMPIMLVIGNINYVAIAVVGGAMVASGSLRLGDVQAFIQYSQQFSQPLGQLGGMATAVQSGTASAERIFELLDAEEERPDDVAPGGAGATTAAGTTGDVGTAGTAGTATADAGKAADAGRAARAGASAASRKSPAGPGVIEMEHVRFSYSPEVELIRDLSLRVDPGHTVAIVGPTGAGKTTLVNLLMRFYELDGGHILIDGRDIATMTRHDVRRRTGMVLQDPWLFAGTIRENIRYGRPGASDEEVEAAARACFVDHIIKALPQGYDTVLEEDAANISAGERQLLTIARAFVANPAVLILDEATSSVDTRTELLVQQAMNALREGRTSFIIAHRLSTIRDADTILVMEHGDIVEQGSHDELIAASGAYARLHAAQFAGGATVAVED; encoded by the coding sequence ATGAGCAGGAACGCGAGCAGCCACATGGGCAAGAAGGCCGGCAGGAACGCCGACAGAGACACCCGCAAGAAGGCCGGGAGCGGTACGCGCACCGCCGCGAGCGCCGTCGTCGGCCCCGATGAGCTCAGCGAGGAGGACCTCAAGCTGGCAGCTGAGGCGCAGGCCGCCTCGGGCGACTGGCACGACGGGCCGCCCCCGGGCAAGGCTGAGGCCTTCTGGCCCTCCTTCAAGCGGATGGTCGGACTGCTGGGCGCCTACCGGGTCTCCCTGGTGGTCGTGGCCCTGGCCGCGGTGGGCACGGTGGTGCTGGCGGTGGCGGCCCCCAAGGTGCTGGGTCAGGCCACCAACGTCATCTTCGAGGGCGTGGTCTCCACGATGCTGCCGGCCGGCACCACCAAGGCCCAGGCCATCGAGGCCCTGCGGGCGCGGGGGATGGATGACTTCGCCACGATGCTCTCGGCGATGGACGTCGTCCCCGGTGCGGGCATCGACTACACCCGCCTGGGGCGGATCCTGATGGTGGTGCTGGGCCTGTACGTGGGTTCGAGCCTGCTCAACTGGCTTGAGGGCTGGCTCATCAACCGCATCACCATCAAGGCCCTCTACCGGCTGCGTGCCCAGGTGGAGGACAAGGTCCACCGCCTGCCGCTGAGCTACTTCGACACCGTCCAGCGCGGTGAGCTGCTCAGTCGTCTGACCAACGACGTCGACAACGTCACCAACACCCTCCAGCAGTCGCTGTCCGGCGCCCTGACGGCGATCCTCACGGTGGTGGGGGTGCTGGGGATGATGTTCTCCATCTCCTGGAAGCTGGCGTTGGTGGCGCTCATCATGTTCCCGCTCATGGGTGTGGTCTTCGGGGTGATCGGGCCGCGCTCGCAGAAGGCCTTCACCCACCAGTGGGCGCGCACGGGCAAGATCAACACCCGGGTGGAGGAGTCCTTCTCCGGGCACGCCCTGGTGCAGGTCTACGGGCGCACGGCCTCGGTGCGCGAGGCCTTCGCCGCCGAGAACGAGGAGCTGTTCCGGGCCTCGCTGCGCGCCCAGTTCCTCTCCGGGATCATGATGCCGATCATGCTGGTCATCGGGAACATCAACTATGTGGCCATCGCGGTGGTCGGCGGCGCCATGGTGGCCTCCGGGTCGCTGCGCCTGGGTGACGTGCAGGCCTTCATCCAGTACTCCCAGCAGTTTTCCCAGCCCCTGGGCCAGCTCGGCGGCATGGCCACGGCCGTGCAGTCCGGGACCGCGAGCGCCGAGCGGATCTTCGAGCTGCTCGACGCCGAGGAGGAGCGTCCTGACGACGTCGCACCGGGGGGCGCCGGTGCGACGACGGCTGCGGGTACCACGGGCGACGTGGGCACCGCGGGTACTGCCGGCACCGCGACCGCCGATGCCGGGAAGGCCGCGGATGCCGGCCGGGCCGCCAGGGCCGGGGCCTCAGCGGCTTCACGGAAGAGCCCGGCGGGCCCGGGTGTCATCGAGATGGAGCACGTGCGCTTCTCCTACAGCCCGGAGGTCGAGCTCATCCGGGACCTGTCGCTGCGGGTGGACCCCGGGCACACGGTCGCGATCGTGGGGCCCACGGGAGCGGGCAAGACCACCCTGGTCAACCTGCTCATGCGCTTCTACGAGCTCGACGGGGGACACATCCTCATCGACGGGCGCGACATCGCCACCATGACGCGCCACGACGTGCGGCGCCGCACCGGCATGGTCCTGCAGGACCCGTGGCTGTTCGCCGGCACGATCCGCGAGAACATCCGCTACGGGCGGCCCGGGGCCAGTGATGAGGAGGTCGAGGCCGCCGCGAGGGCGTGCTTCGTCGACCACATCATCAAGGCCCTGCCGCAGGGCTACGACACGGTCCTGGAGGAGGACGCCGCGAACATCTCCGCCGGCGAGCGCCAGCTGCTCACGATCGCGCGGGCCTTCGTGGCCAACCCTGCCGTGCTCATCCTCGATGAGGCCACCAGCTCGGTGGACACCCGCACCGAGCTGCTGGTCCAGCAGGCGATGAACGCGCTGCGCGAGGGCCGCACGAGCTTCATCATCGCCCACCGACTGTCGACGATCCGTGACGCCGACACCATCCTGGTGATGGAGCACGGAGACATCGTCGAGCAGGGCAGCCACGATGAGCTCATCGCGGCGAGCGGCGCCTACGCGCGCCTCCACGCGGCCCAGTTCGCGGGCGGCGCCACCGTCGCCGTCGAGGACTGA
- a CDS encoding Rv3654c family TadE-like protein, with amino-acid sequence MNRPGWDERGSGTVYSLGVIAVLLAAAVGIAGLIQAQSATGRARAAADLAAISGATVLSSVIAPGDPCAMAQRVAAANGASVSACSVAGEDVTVSVVVPTTILGRPRQATAHARAGPVDAPPEP; translated from the coding sequence ATGAACCGCCCCGGGTGGGACGAGCGCGGCTCGGGGACCGTCTACTCGCTCGGCGTCATCGCCGTGCTGCTGGCCGCGGCCGTCGGCATCGCGGGTCTCATCCAGGCCCAGAGCGCCACCGGTCGGGCCCGGGCCGCCGCCGACCTCGCGGCCATCTCCGGCGCCACGGTCCTGTCCTCGGTCATCGCCCCCGGTGACCCCTGTGCCATGGCGCAGCGCGTCGCCGCCGCCAACGGCGCCTCGGTGAGCGCCTGCTCCGTGGCCGGTGAGGATGTCACCGTCAGCGTCGTCGTCCCGACGACGATCCTCGGCCGGCCCCGTCAGGCCACTGCCCATGCCCGAGCCGGCCCCGTCGACGCCCCGCCCGAGCCGTGA
- a CDS encoding TadE family type IV pilus minor pilin has protein sequence MVTAETALSLPAVVLVLLMVLAAVSAGVTQLRVADAARTAARQAAIGQADYTGAAQRVAGGVSLGVEQGELTCVTAARPVPGPLGGLGLTARARACAYTEPSNP, from the coding sequence ATGGTGACAGCCGAGACGGCACTGTCGCTGCCCGCCGTCGTCCTCGTGCTGCTGATGGTTCTGGCGGCGGTCAGTGCCGGCGTCACCCAGCTGCGGGTGGCCGACGCCGCCCGCACCGCCGCCCGCCAGGCCGCCATCGGCCAGGCCGACTACACCGGGGCCGCCCAGCGCGTGGCCGGTGGGGTGAGCCTCGGCGTCGAGCAGGGCGAGCTCACCTGCGTCACCGCCGCCCGACCCGTCCCCGGTCCGCTGGGTGGGCTGGGCCTGACGGCGCGCGCCCGCGCCTGCGCCTACACCGAACCGAGCAACCCATGA
- a CDS encoding DUF4244 domain-containing protein: MRRPTRTTLRALRTGVMLVHQGDASALPAVLRRLTSKEEGMATAEYAIGTLAAAAFAGLLLALMRSGSLSGALQSIIESALSV; this comes from the coding sequence ATGAGGAGACCCACCAGGACCACCCTGCGCGCTCTGCGCACCGGTGTGATGCTGGTCCACCAGGGTGACGCGTCAGCGCTGCCGGCTGTCCTGCGGCGCCTGACGTCCAAGGAGGAGGGCATGGCCACCGCCGAGTACGCCATCGGGACCTTGGCGGCCGCGGCCTTCGCCGGCCTGCTGCTGGCGCTCATGCGCTCGGGCAGCCTGAGCGGGGCGTTGCAGTCCATCATCGAGTCGGCGCTCTCGGTGTGA